A window from Enterocloster bolteae encodes these proteins:
- a CDS encoding ribonucleoside triphosphate reductase gives MLLVAKRDGETVEFQLDKITLAIKKAFKATGKSYTADIIELLSLRVTSDFQMKIKDSRISVEDIQDSVEKVLEESGYTDVAKAYILYRKQREKIRNLDKTILDYKDVVDNYVKVEDWRVKENSTITYSVGGLILNNSGAVTANYWLTEVYDREISDAHVNGDIHIHDLSMLTSYSCGWSLRKLLLDGLGGITGKITASPAKHLATLCNQMVNFLGIMQNEWAASQSFSSFDTYLAPFVKADNLSYDKVKKCMEAFVFGVNTPSRWGTQAPFSHIFMDLKVPGDMADEKAIVGGRRMEFTYGDCQKEMDMVNRAFLETMLEGDANGLGFQYPIPAYGIGADYDWSDNEQNRLLFSLASHYGTPYFINYMGNGMKPEDVRTSYDGIRPDFHVLRKKAGGFFGYGEHTGSVGVVTVNLPRIAYQSKDEKEFYARLDQMMDLAARSLSIKRNVISTLLKNGLYPYTACYLTDFDNHFSSIGVIGMNEAGLNAQWLKAGLESEETKKFAVSVLNHMREKLIGYQMEYGNLYGLEATPAESATFRFARLDRERFSGIRTAGHEGDTPYYTNSTKLPADYDGTLQGALINQDSLQPLYTTGTVFHVYMERELEDWKKARDLLSSMITEHHIPCFTLSPVYTICQTCGYLPGRQERCPKCNGAADVYSRIAGYYRPVHDWNDGKAQEFRNRIMFRIGE, from the coding sequence ATGCTTTTAGTGGCTAAAAGGGACGGGGAAACCGTGGAATTCCAATTGGATAAGATAACGCTGGCTATCAAGAAGGCCTTTAAAGCAACAGGTAAATCATATACGGCTGATATTATCGAGCTATTGTCGCTCCGGGTCACATCTGATTTCCAGATGAAGATAAAAGACAGCCGGATTAGCGTGGAGGATATACAGGACAGCGTGGAGAAAGTCCTGGAGGAATCCGGCTACACTGATGTGGCCAAGGCCTACATACTATACCGGAAACAGCGGGAGAAAATCAGGAATTTGGATAAGACCATCCTGGACTACAAGGATGTGGTGGATAACTATGTAAAGGTGGAGGACTGGCGCGTCAAGGAAAATTCAACCATCACATATTCTGTAGGCGGTCTGATTCTGAACAATTCCGGCGCAGTGACTGCCAATTACTGGCTTACAGAAGTCTATGACCGGGAGATTTCCGATGCCCATGTAAACGGGGACATCCATATCCACGATTTATCCATGCTGACCAGCTACAGCTGCGGATGGTCCCTCAGAAAACTTCTGTTAGACGGCCTGGGCGGCATCACCGGGAAGATTACCGCATCTCCGGCCAAGCACCTGGCCACCCTCTGCAACCAGATGGTAAACTTTCTGGGAATTATGCAGAATGAGTGGGCTGCCTCCCAGTCATTTTCCTCCTTTGATACCTACCTGGCTCCCTTTGTGAAGGCAGACAACCTGTCCTATGATAAGGTTAAGAAATGCATGGAGGCGTTTGTCTTTGGAGTCAACACTCCCAGCCGCTGGGGTACCCAGGCCCCATTTTCCCACATTTTCATGGACCTGAAGGTTCCAGGGGACATGGCTGACGAAAAGGCCATTGTGGGCGGCAGGAGAATGGAATTTACTTACGGAGACTGCCAGAAGGAAATGGACATGGTAAACAGGGCGTTTCTGGAAACCATGCTGGAAGGCGATGCCAATGGCCTGGGATTCCAGTATCCTATTCCGGCTTATGGGATAGGAGCAGATTATGACTGGTCTGACAACGAACAAAACCGGCTATTGTTTTCCCTGGCATCCCATTACGGAACCCCATATTTCATCAATTATATGGGAAATGGCATGAAACCGGAAGATGTAAGGACTTCTTATGATGGAATCCGGCCGGATTTCCATGTGCTGCGGAAAAAGGCTGGCGGCTTTTTCGGTTATGGGGAACATACAGGTTCCGTTGGCGTGGTCACGGTCAATCTTCCCCGGATTGCGTACCAGTCAAAGGACGAGAAAGAGTTTTATGCCCGGCTGGACCAGATGATGGACCTGGCTGCCCGTTCCCTGAGCATTAAGCGGAATGTGATCTCCACCCTGTTAAAGAATGGTCTTTATCCCTATACGGCCTGTTACCTCACTGATTTTGACAACCACTTTTCATCCATCGGCGTCATCGGCATGAATGAAGCAGGGCTCAATGCGCAGTGGCTGAAAGCCGGCCTGGAATCAGAGGAGACAAAGAAGTTTGCTGTCTCTGTCCTGAACCATATGCGTGAAAAGCTGATTGGATACCAGATGGAGTACGGTAATCTCTACGGCCTGGAAGCAACGCCCGCAGAGTCAGCTACCTTCCGTTTCGCCAGGCTGGACCGTGAGCGTTTTTCCGGGATCCGGACAGCCGGACACGAAGGGGACACCCCCTATTATACAAACAGCACCAAACTGCCGGCGGATTATGACGGCACATTGCAGGGTGCACTCATAAACCAGGATTCCCTGCAGCCTCTTTATACCACAGGCACTGTATTCCATGTGTATATGGAGCGGGAACTGGAGGACTGGAAAAAGGCACGGGATCTGCTCAGCAGTATGATTACAGAACACCATATTCCCTGTTTCACACTGTCTCCTGTTTATACCATCTGCCAGACCTGCGGCTATCTGCCCGGCAGACAGGAGAGGTGTCCGAAATGCAATGGCGCTGCGGATGTTTACAGCAGGATTGCGGGCTATTACAGACCTGTCCATGATTGGAATGACGGCAAGGCGCAGGAGTTTAGGAACAGGATTATGTTCCGCATAGGAGAATGA
- a CDS encoding PhzF family phenazine biosynthesis protein — protein MDVYVANAFSKDNRGGNKAGVVLQQARLNEAEKTEIALLMGYSETAFVADSELADFKLEYFTSVGEVPLCGHATIGTFTVLRHLGRLEKQEYTIETKSGILRIRVDKSGLIFMEQNIPEFYERLDKGDVKACFDSDGIPDALPVQIVSTGLKDIILPVTDPEILGRMTPDFSAITRLSREKECIGIHAFSLAKEMGLTAICRNFAPLYGIDEESATGTSNCALACYLYRYVSKQDQYIFEQGHNLNSISRIYVNLDTEDNTITGVWVGGYGYLSCLSQICCQP, from the coding sequence ATGGATGTTTATGTGGCAAATGCGTTCAGCAAAGATAACAGAGGCGGAAACAAGGCGGGTGTGGTATTGCAGCAGGCCCGCCTGAATGAAGCAGAAAAAACAGAAATCGCCCTTCTCATGGGATATTCAGAGACCGCCTTTGTCGCTGATTCAGAGCTGGCTGATTTTAAATTAGAATACTTTACCTCTGTGGGCGAAGTTCCTCTGTGCGGTCACGCCACAATCGGGACTTTTACTGTGCTGCGGCATTTAGGGCGGCTTGAAAAACAGGAGTATACCATTGAGACAAAATCCGGTATATTGAGAATACGTGTGGATAAAAGCGGTCTGATATTCATGGAGCAGAATATCCCGGAGTTCTATGAAAGACTGGATAAAGGGGATGTGAAGGCATGCTTTGATTCTGACGGTATCCCGGATGCCTTACCTGTGCAAATCGTGTCCACAGGATTAAAAGATATTATACTTCCGGTAACGGACCCTGAGATTCTGGGCCGGATGACGCCTGATTTTTCCGCCATCACCAGACTAAGCCGTGAGAAAGAATGCATCGGCATCCATGCGTTTTCCCTGGCAAAGGAGATGGGTCTGACTGCCATATGCAGAAATTTTGCCCCGCTTTACGGCATAGATGAGGAATCCGCAACCGGCACCTCCAACTGTGCCCTGGCCTGCTATTTATACAGGTACGTGTCAAAACAGGACCAGTATATCTTTGAACAGGGGCATAATCTAAACAGCATTTCCAGAATATACGTTAATCTGGATACCGAAGATAATACGATTACGGGTGTATGGGTGGGAGGATACGGATATTTGTCCTGTTTGTCACAAATCTGCTGTCAGCCATGA
- a CDS encoding suppressor of fused domain protein, with translation MTKEEFLKRVKENEEWAPGWETIEQEFERLYPGQEPRHYGTNMMARAIFGGDCYLDGYSIYDSPKGYKHIVTFGMTELYADEESFGGEWNKWGYEMTIKLREKEPEDCLWAIDMLSNLARYTYTQNQFFLPSQYIAGNGTSLHVGTDSAITALITTMDTEAVSQDSVYGKTEFIQLVGITEQEFKNIQGKTANIELLLERMKQDNPDLVTDMTRTSSYL, from the coding sequence ATGACAAAAGAAGAATTTTTAAAACGCGTAAAAGAAAACGAAGAATGGGCGCCGGGCTGGGAAACCATTGAACAGGAATTTGAGCGGCTCTACCCGGGACAGGAGCCCCGGCATTATGGCACAAACATGATGGCCAGGGCCATATTTGGCGGCGACTGCTACCTGGACGGCTATTCCATCTATGATTCTCCCAAGGGATATAAGCATATTGTGACATTTGGAATGACGGAGCTTTATGCAGATGAGGAGTCCTTTGGCGGAGAATGGAATAAGTGGGGTTATGAGATGACCATCAAGCTTAGGGAAAAGGAGCCGGAAGATTGTCTCTGGGCAATTGATATGCTCTCAAATCTTGCCCGCTACACCTATACCCAAAATCAGTTTTTTCTCCCCAGCCAGTATATAGCAGGTAACGGCACATCCCTTCATGTAGGGACGGATTCAGCTATCACGGCACTGATAACCACCATGGACACAGAGGCGGTGTCTCAGGATTCTGTCTATGGAAAGACGGAGTTTATCCAGCTGGTAGGTATTACGGAACAGGAATTTAAGAACATTCAGGGAAAAACAGCGAACATTGAACTTCTGCTGGAACGTATGAAGCAGGATAACCCGGATTTGGTGACAGACATGACCAGGACAAGCTCTTACTTGTAG
- a CDS encoding YitT family protein has translation MKKWETIREFIMITFATVIVAAAVFFFLMPSHVSVGSISGLAIVLGNFVPLKISAITFILNMLLLVLGFLLIGREFGAKTVYTSFLLPVVLAVFETAFPENASITNDAFLDMICYIFVVSIGLAMLFNRNASSGGLDIVAKLLNKYLHMELGRAMSMSGMCVALSAALVYDKKIVVLSVLGTYLNGIVLDHFIFGFNIKKRVCIISQREEEIREFILHHLHSGATIYEAIGAYDGQPRREIITIVDKNEYVTLMNYVLKTDKDAFVTVYTVNEIIYRPKH, from the coding sequence ATGAAAAAGTGGGAAACGATCAGGGAGTTCATCATGATTACCTTTGCCACCGTCATTGTGGCGGCAGCTGTCTTTTTCTTCCTGATGCCAAGCCATGTATCGGTGGGAAGTATATCCGGTCTGGCAATTGTTCTGGGAAACTTTGTTCCCCTTAAGATTTCAGCAATCACCTTTATCCTCAATATGCTCCTTCTGGTTCTGGGCTTCCTGCTCATCGGAAGGGAATTCGGGGCAAAGACTGTTTACACCTCGTTCCTGCTGCCTGTGGTCCTGGCTGTTTTTGAGACGGCATTTCCGGAAAATGCTTCCATCACCAACGATGCGTTTCTGGATATGATATGCTATATCTTTGTGGTAAGCATCGGACTGGCCATGCTGTTTAACAGGAATGCGTCATCAGGCGGCCTGGATATCGTGGCAAAGCTTTTGAACAAATACCTGCATATGGAACTTGGCCGGGCCATGTCCATGTCAGGCATGTGCGTGGCACTGTCCGCGGCCCTGGTCTATGACAAGAAAATTGTGGTGCTCAGTGTCCTTGGCACCTATCTCAACGGAATCGTCCTGGACCATTTCATCTTTGGCTTTAACATAAAAAAGAGGGTGTGCATCATTTCCCAGCGGGAGGAAGAAATCAGGGAGTTTATCCTGCATCATCTCCACAGCGGCGCCACGATTTATGAAGCCATCGGAGCCTATGACGGCCAGCCAAGGAGGGAGATCATCACCATTGTTGATAAAAACGAGTATGTAACCCTGATGAATTATGTGCTGAAAACAGATAAGGATGCTTTTGTCACCGTGTATACGGTAAATGAAATCATTTACAGGCCCAAGCATTAA
- a CDS encoding MerR family DNA-binding transcriptional regulator produces MKHISRIKEVSELFHLPASALRYWDDEGLIRFERSKDNHYRCPTSQTMLDICDVIFYRSLSLSIKEIKSIPGMCVEDVDHTLETNARRLEDQIRQMQMTLEKLQTRRSMVQRIMDLERTSFQVLRDLLPAMKLFSPEDRESLETYVQDPYQSSILIKPQQGQEIQYGIFLACPDYDLGNSVILRDQDAESRLYLKGLLKVNAQSPDCNNAGAFLEAAQSMGYGSGQLTGRYLLTACDGYRCDYYEAWLEIWDNG; encoded by the coding sequence TTGAAACACATCAGCCGTATAAAGGAAGTGTCAGAACTGTTCCATTTGCCGGCTTCGGCCCTGCGTTACTGGGATGACGAGGGATTGATTCGCTTTGAAAGGTCAAAGGACAACCATTACCGCTGTCCCACTTCCCAAACCATGCTGGATATATGTGATGTGATTTTTTACCGCAGCCTGTCTCTGTCCATCAAGGAGATAAAGTCCATTCCTGGCATGTGCGTAGAGGATGTGGACCACACCCTGGAGACAAACGCAAGACGGCTGGAGGACCAAATCAGGCAGATGCAGATGACGCTTGAAAAGCTTCAAACACGGCGCTCCATGGTCCAGCGCATTATGGACCTGGAGCGGACTTCGTTTCAGGTCCTGAGGGACCTTCTCCCTGCCATGAAACTGTTTTCTCCTGAGGACAGGGAATCCCTGGAGACCTATGTACAAGATCCATACCAGTCCTCCATTCTGATTAAACCACAACAAGGCCAGGAGATACAGTATGGTATCTTCCTGGCCTGCCCGGATTATGATTTGGGAAACAGTGTCATCCTGCGGGACCAGGACGCCGAATCCAGGCTGTATCTGAAGGGGCTTCTCAAGGTAAATGCCCAATCCCCGGACTGCAATAACGCAGGAGCATTCCTGGAAGCCGCCCAGTCCATGGGATATGGCTCAGGACAACTGACAGGCCGTTATCTGCTAACTGCCTGTGACGGGTACCGCTGCGATTATTACGAAGCCTGGCTTGAGATATGGGACAATGGATAA
- a CDS encoding Hsp20/alpha crystallin family protein: MLMPSIFGENMFDEFFRDPFFDSKDMKKLEKKLYGRRGKNLMKTDIRETDTGYELEMDLPGFRKDEIRASLRDGYLTISAAKGLDKDEQEKTSGRYIRQERYAGACERSFYVGEDMTEDDIKGEFKHGILRLSIPKKEAKPLAEEKKYISIEG; this comes from the coding sequence ATGTTAATGCCCAGTATTTTTGGTGAAAATATGTTTGATGAATTTTTCAGGGATCCTTTTTTTGACAGCAAGGATATGAAGAAGCTGGAGAAGAAATTATATGGACGCAGAGGCAAAAACCTGATGAAAACCGATATCCGTGAAACAGATACAGGATATGAACTGGAAATGGATCTGCCAGGATTTAGAAAGGACGAAATCAGGGCATCCCTCAGGGACGGATACCTGACCATCAGTGCTGCCAAAGGACTGGATAAGGACGAGCAGGAGAAGACGAGCGGCAGATATATCCGTCAGGAGCGTTATGCCGGCGCCTGCGAAAGAAGCTTTTATGTGGGCGAAGATATGACGGAAGATGATATAAAGGGCGAATTCAAGCACGGTATCCTGAGACTGTCCATTCCAAAAAAGGAAGCGAAACCACTGGCAGAAGAAAAGAAATATATCTCCATTGAAGGATAA